One segment of Echeneis naucrates chromosome 15, fEcheNa1.1, whole genome shotgun sequence DNA contains the following:
- the LOC115055448 gene encoding opioid growth factor receptor-like protein 1: protein MGNLLGGWRPKEPSSVEECDSTWGSDSESDSISPADGERAAGEASPQLTDSPESAPKMKRSFYAARDLYKYRHSYPNYKRSRQPNEYRNLRFYLNKIPLVPDGIYVEEILSKWRGDYDKLEHNHTYIQWLFPLREQGLNFYAHELTQDEIKEFQSTREAKRRFLAAYSLMLDFYGIKLLDKSGNVARALNWRERFQHLNESQHNYLRITRILKSLGELGYEAFKAPLVRLFLEESLCHNTIPNMQHSVLEYYVYTIRLPATRRRLLRYARQHYRPAHAFLWGPPSKRRGGGGGGSVGSGSSGIRAPAPTPEQQRREEDAAPSTRSGIIVSSHDAVMCQDLAGGGLKGCTVLGSNMAGLEGALMLAGARGGRGEYGEVVPL from the exons ATGGGAAACCTGCTGGGCGGCTGGCGGCCGAAGGAGCCGAGCTCCGTGGAGGAATGCGACTCCACCTGGGGGTCCGACTCGGAGAGCGACTCCATCAGCCCGGCCGACGGAGAGCGGGCCGCCGGGGAGGCGTCCCCGCAG CTGACTGACTCTCCAGAGTCCGCTCCGAAGATGAAGAGGAGTTTCTACGCTGCCCGAGACCTTTACAAATACCGACACAGCTACccg AACTACAAAAGGTCCCGGCAGCCCAACGAGTACCGCAACCTTCGTTTCTACCTGAACAAAATCCCTCTAGTACCTGATg gTATCTATGTCGAGGAGATTCTGTCGAAGTGGAGAGGCGACTACGACAAACTGGAGCACAATCACACCTACATTCAGTG GTTGTTCCCATTGAGAGAACAAGGGCTCAACTTCTACGCACATGAACTGACTCAGGACGAGATCAAA GAATTCCAAAGCACTCGTGAAGCAAAGCGGCGCTTCCTGGCGGCCTACTCCCTGATGTTGGACTTCTACGGCATCAAACTGTTGGATAAGAGCGGGAACGTTGCTCGAGCGCTGAACTGGCGGGAGCGTTTCCAGCACCTCAATGa GTCGCAGCACAACTACCTGCGGATCACCCGGATCCTGAAGTCGCTGGGCGAACTGGGCTACGAGGCGTTCAAGGCCCCGCTGGTCCGCCTCTTCCTGGAGGAGTCACTGTGCCACAACACCATCCCTAACATGCAGCACAGCGTCCTGGAGTACTACGTCTACACCATCCGTCTCCCAGCCACCCGCAGACGCCTGCTGCGCTACGCCCGCCAGCATTACAGGCCCGCCCACGCCTTCCTCTGGGGCCCGCCATCCAAAAGGCGAGGGGGAGGGGGCGGCGGCAGTGTGGGCAGCGGGAGCAGTGGGATCAGAGCACCAGCTCCAACACCAGAgcaacagaggagagaagaggacgCCGCCCCCTCGACAAGGAGCGGGATTATTGTGTCTTCCCATGATGCCGTGATGTGCCAGGACCTGGCTGGGGGGGGACTGAAGGGCTGCACGGTACTCGGGTCAAACATGGCCGGACTGGAGGGGGCGTTGATGTTGGCGGGAGCTCGAGGAGGGAGGGGCGAGTACGGGGAGGTCGTTCCTTTGTGA